From Cyanobium sp. ATX 6F1, a single genomic window includes:
- a CDS encoding sigma-70 family RNA polymerase sigma factor produces the protein MTHPDTVGFWLQQAVRIPLLTPAEELHLGAMVREWQDWEGGPAEAAPQVARRGKRAKERMVAANLRLVVSVSKRYLRRANARGLPHEDLLQEGTLGLNRGCEKFDPSRGYKLSTYLVPWIQQAMGRLLDHEGGAVRLPGQVGSALAQVSAGWVRFDELAPSMQARVTAAAAVRFQARLDGRIGDGETTLGELVAAPSNDPLDRLDHELILQQMAAHAPQELALLRELQERTPAQVASDLGISRQAVNVRVHKARKRLSELGR, from the coding sequence GTGACGCATCCCGACACCGTGGGCTTCTGGTTGCAGCAGGCCGTGCGCATTCCCCTGCTCACCCCCGCCGAGGAGCTTCACCTCGGGGCGATGGTGCGGGAGTGGCAGGACTGGGAAGGGGGCCCCGCCGAGGCGGCGCCCCAGGTGGCCCGCCGGGGCAAGCGGGCCAAGGAGCGCATGGTGGCGGCGAACCTGCGCCTGGTGGTGAGCGTGAGCAAGCGCTACCTGCGCCGTGCCAACGCCCGCGGCCTGCCCCACGAAGACCTGCTGCAGGAGGGCACCCTCGGCCTGAACCGGGGCTGCGAGAAGTTCGACCCCTCCCGGGGCTACAAGCTGAGCACCTATCTGGTGCCCTGGATTCAGCAGGCCATGGGCCGCCTGCTCGACCATGAAGGCGGTGCCGTGCGGCTGCCGGGGCAGGTGGGTTCGGCCCTGGCCCAGGTCAGTGCGGGCTGGGTGCGCTTCGATGAACTGGCGCCGAGCATGCAGGCGCGGGTGACGGCGGCTGCGGCCGTGCGCTTCCAGGCCCGCCTCGACGGTCGCATCGGCGATGGGGAGACCACCCTGGGGGAACTGGTGGCCGCCCCCAGCAACGATCCTCTCGATCGTCTCGACCATGAGTTGATCCTGCAGCAGATGGCAGCCCACGCCCCCCAAGAGCTGGCCCTGCTCAGGGAGCTGCAGGAGCGCACCCCCGCCCAGGTGGCCTCCGACCTGGGCATCAGCCGGCAGGCGGTGAACGTACGTGTGCACAAGGCCCGCAAGCGGCTCTCCGAGCTGGGGCGCTGA
- a CDS encoding Nif11-like leader peptide family natural product precursor, with product MSKAQLGAFFTKVDLDPALQQQVHDAKSPGAIVAIAKALGHPFTEATLARHQRG from the coding sequence ATGTCCAAAGCCCAGCTCGGAGCCTTCTTCACCAAAGTGGACCTGGATCCCGCCCTTCAGCAACAGGTGCACGACGCCAAGAGCCCCGGGGCGATCGTGGCGATCGCCAAGGCGCTCGGCCATCCGTTCACGGAGGCCACCTTGGCGCGCCATCAGCGCGGTTGA
- a CDS encoding DUF427 domain-containing protein, with the protein MEARWQGAVIAASEDIVTVEGNAYFPTDALHTDYLRASAHRTTCPWKGVAHYYDVVVNGEVNANAAWFYPEPHQAAASIKGRVAFWKGVQVN; encoded by the coding sequence ATGGAAGCGCGTTGGCAGGGGGCGGTGATCGCCGCCAGTGAGGACATCGTGACCGTCGAGGGCAATGCCTACTTCCCCACAGACGCCCTGCACACCGACTATTTGCGTGCCTCGGCCCACCGCACCACCTGCCCCTGGAAAGGCGTCGCCCACTACTACGACGTCGTCGTGAACGGTGAGGTCAACGCCAATGCGGCCTGGTTCTACCCCGAACCCCACCAGGCCGCCGCCTCGATCAAGGGGCGCGTGGCCTTCTGGAAGGGGGTTCAGGTCAACTGA
- a CDS encoding DUF2808 domain-containing protein, with product METVMDRHPGRETSEGPAINLSAAAVSPSAALRALLSGALALALPHGTLAAALFLPSPPARALELRGQTYFLSPPWKVRLRNYYWYADQSGGEYYITIDLPEKADASLGALQILQTRGVDRSFSFDERASRAFLGLPRREGAKVPVVVRFDDNQRLFRIDFPEPVPPGSTLTVALRPYRNPSQPDSYMFQVTAFPAGPDPVASPVGFVTLSILQSVSF from the coding sequence GTGGAGACGGTGATGGACAGGCACCCTGGGCGGGAGACAAGCGAGGGCCCCGCGATCAACCTGTCCGCTGCCGCCGTCAGCCCTTCAGCGGCTCTGCGGGCGCTGCTGTCAGGGGCCCTGGCGCTGGCGCTTCCCCACGGAACATTGGCCGCAGCACTGTTTCTGCCGTCCCCGCCGGCTCGCGCGCTTGAGCTGCGCGGCCAGACCTACTTCCTTTCGCCCCCCTGGAAGGTCCGCCTGCGTAACTACTACTGGTATGCAGATCAGAGCGGTGGTGAGTACTACATCACCATCGATCTGCCCGAGAAGGCCGATGCCTCCCTGGGGGCGCTGCAGATCCTGCAGACCCGGGGCGTCGATCGCAGTTTCAGCTTCGATGAGCGGGCCAGCCGCGCCTTCCTCGGCTTGCCTCGCCGGGAGGGCGCCAAGGTGCCCGTGGTGGTGCGTTTCGATGACAACCAGCGCCTGTTCCGCATCGACTTTCCCGAGCCCGTGCCCCCCGGCTCCACCCTCACCGTGGCGTTGCGGCCCTACCGCAACCCCTCCCAGCCCGACTCCTACATGTTCCAGGTGACGGCCTTCCCGGCCGGACCCGACCCCGTGGCCAGCCCCGTGGGCTTCGTGACCTTGTCGATCCTTCAATCCGTGAGTTTCTGA
- a CDS encoding DedA family protein translates to MPMDLSLDQLQELLSRWGYLVVFTAMLLENAGVPLPGETITLLGGYAAGSGQLNVFGVMGSATAGAVLGDNIGYWVGRRAGWGLILKVGSFLRQSPEQMERRRVQFLRHAGKSVFLGRFVAVLRVVAGPMAGAVGMPYQRFFVCNFFGALIWASTMVSLAWLGGRWIPIERMVTGVVQFGLGALLIVVVVALVPKLISRVQSRLLDGESEG, encoded by the coding sequence ATGCCCATGGACCTGAGCCTCGACCAACTCCAGGAGCTGCTGAGTCGCTGGGGCTATTTAGTCGTGTTCACCGCCATGTTGCTGGAGAACGCCGGGGTGCCCCTGCCCGGGGAGACGATCACCCTGCTCGGGGGCTACGCGGCGGGCAGCGGTCAGCTGAATGTGTTTGGGGTGATGGGATCGGCCACCGCCGGGGCCGTGCTCGGCGACAACATCGGCTACTGGGTGGGCCGCCGGGCCGGCTGGGGCTTGATCCTCAAGGTGGGCAGCTTCCTGCGCCAGAGCCCGGAGCAGATGGAGCGGCGCCGCGTGCAGTTCCTGCGTCACGCGGGTAAATCGGTGTTTCTGGGCCGTTTCGTGGCCGTGTTGCGGGTGGTGGCGGGCCCCATGGCCGGTGCCGTGGGCATGCCGTACCAGCGATTCTTCGTCTGCAACTTCTTCGGCGCCCTGATCTGGGCCTCGACGATGGTGAGCCTGGCCTGGCTGGGGGGCCGTTGGATCCCGATCGAGCGAATGGTCACCGGGGTGGTGCAGTTCGGCCTCGGGGCCCTGCTGATCGTCGTGGTGGTGGCCCTGGTGCCCAAGCTGATCTCGCGTGTTCAGTCGCGGCTGCTCGATGGTGAGAGCGAAGGCTGA
- a CDS encoding RNA polymerase sigma factor RpoD/SigA has protein sequence MARMVTANLRLVVAVVKRHQRRMAHLNQEPMDLVQAGNIGLLRAVEKFDPCRGYKFSTYAYWWIRQAVSRYLQEQGGAIRLPVNVIDLASRAESLMAASDRKLSFRELATQLGETEARLQFALHASRRSHTISLDQQTGSDGEMTLLDLVADPKQLEPQDDYHWMLDHLRQLDDREVNVLKLRYGQDQQQSFAKVAQLSGHTKDQVQRIERHALGKLRRQLTPVLHPA, from the coding sequence ATGGCCCGGATGGTGACGGCCAACCTGCGGCTCGTGGTCGCCGTCGTCAAGCGCCACCAGCGCCGCATGGCCCACCTGAACCAGGAGCCAATGGACCTGGTCCAGGCCGGCAACATCGGCCTGCTGCGGGCGGTCGAGAAGTTCGATCCCTGCCGCGGCTACAAGTTCTCCACCTACGCCTACTGGTGGATCCGCCAGGCCGTGAGCCGCTACCTGCAGGAGCAGGGTGGCGCGATCCGCTTGCCCGTGAACGTGATCGATCTGGCCAGTCGGGCCGAGTCGTTGATGGCGGCCTCCGACCGCAAGCTCAGCTTCAGGGAGCTGGCGACGCAGCTGGGGGAAACCGAGGCCCGGCTCCAGTTCGCGCTCCACGCCAGCCGCCGCAGCCACACGATTTCACTTGATCAGCAGACCGGCAGCGACGGTGAGATGACCCTGCTGGATCTGGTGGCGGATCCCAAGCAACTGGAACCCCAGGACGACTACCACTGGATGCTTGATCACCTGCGGCAGCTGGACGACCGTGAAGTCAACGTGCTGAAGCTTCGTTACGGCCAGGATCAGCAGCAGTCGTTCGCCAAGGTGGCCCAGCTCAGCGGCCACACCAAAGATCAGGTGCAGCGGATCGAACGCCACGCCCTCGGCAAACTGCGCCGCCAGCTGACGCCTGTCCTGCATCCGGCCTGA
- a CDS encoding cation-translocating P-type ATPase: MGWLSVLEPTNLLLLACAVLYGLIGEPTDAVVLLAFVAFISLLDGVQQQRSRKALAALAALSAPQARVRRNGDELRIPVEQVQVGDWLLLDEGDRVAADGAVVESLGLSLDESLLTGESLPVPRLEPGAPVRAGTLVAGGRGVVRVEAVGGATALGRLGSSLATLKAPPTRLQRQTRRLTQRLTVMALALCALLTALNGASSGDWPQALLAGLALALAVLPNEIPVVLSLFLALGALRLARGGVLARWPAAVESLGSATVLAVDKTGTLTENRMAVNALITWPELARWPELIGGSTAQEQLGEPFHPLLELAVLASRPNPVDAMEQAIVRLAQGQLQGTEHLHGDWPLEREYPLSPDLLVFSRLWRDPASGWQLAAKGAPEAVSELCHLAGPVAEAFLREADRLAAGGLRVLAVARGLQGLPQHLHPDGLKAGDLPPELLHDYLFEPLGLIGLADPLRADVPAAVARAQAAGVRVVMITGDGPTTARAIAEQAGLGAGAVLCGDQLDQLAPSELAAAAKEVNVFARVRPEQKLALVQALQAAGEVVAMGGDGVNDGPALRAADIGVAMGRRGTAVAREASDLVLLNDAFADLVEALAMGRRVYANLGRALAYTLAVHLPIAALGLIPLLVPGQPLLLLPVHIALLHLVIEPACTGAFEAQPGDPAQMRRPPRSLQAPLFGAAAWRLALIQGGLLLVVVLALALGWPLGGDLLERRSLVISVLLLSSGGLVWINRVRLPASTGPSPDGAEGGDRLVTAAVAGSGLLLWALVLGWAPLRQLLVLAPFNWGLMATGSAVAALSLALISTASAATRARPHG; this comes from the coding sequence ATGGGGTGGCTGAGCGTGCTGGAGCCCACCAATCTGTTGCTGCTGGCCTGCGCCGTCCTCTACGGCCTGATCGGAGAGCCCACCGATGCTGTGGTGCTGCTGGCGTTCGTGGCCTTCATCTCCCTGCTCGATGGGGTCCAGCAGCAGCGCAGCCGCAAGGCCCTGGCCGCCCTGGCGGCCCTCTCGGCCCCCCAGGCGCGGGTGCGTCGCAACGGAGACGAGCTGCGGATTCCCGTGGAGCAGGTGCAGGTGGGCGATTGGCTGCTCCTGGACGAGGGGGATCGGGTGGCGGCCGATGGGGCGGTGGTGGAGAGCCTTGGTTTGAGTCTCGATGAATCCCTGCTGACCGGGGAGTCGTTGCCGGTGCCGCGGCTGGAGCCTGGTGCGCCGGTGCGCGCCGGCACCCTTGTGGCCGGTGGGCGCGGGGTGGTTCGGGTCGAGGCGGTGGGTGGAGCCACGGCCCTGGGGCGCCTTGGCTCCAGCCTGGCCACCTTGAAGGCGCCCCCCACCCGGCTGCAGCGCCAGACCCGGCGCCTGACCCAGCGGCTCACGGTGATGGCCCTGGCCCTCTGCGCCCTGCTGACGGCGTTGAACGGGGCCAGCAGCGGCGACTGGCCCCAGGCGCTGCTGGCGGGCCTGGCCCTGGCGCTGGCGGTCTTGCCCAATGAAATTCCCGTGGTGCTGTCGCTGTTCCTGGCCCTGGGGGCCCTGCGTCTGGCCCGCGGCGGCGTGCTGGCCCGCTGGCCGGCGGCGGTGGAGAGCCTCGGCAGCGCCACGGTGCTGGCGGTCGACAAGACCGGCACCCTCACCGAGAACCGCATGGCCGTGAACGCGCTGATCACCTGGCCCGAGCTGGCGCGATGGCCCGAGCTGATTGGCGGGTCGACGGCACAGGAGCAGCTCGGCGAACCCTTCCATCCGTTGCTGGAGCTGGCGGTGCTTGCCAGTCGGCCGAACCCGGTGGATGCCATGGAGCAGGCGATCGTTCGTCTGGCCCAGGGCCAATTGCAGGGCACCGAGCACCTTCACGGGGACTGGCCCCTGGAGCGGGAGTACCCCCTCAGCCCCGATCTTCTGGTCTTCTCGCGCCTCTGGCGCGATCCCGCCAGCGGCTGGCAGTTGGCGGCCAAGGGGGCGCCCGAGGCGGTGAGTGAGCTGTGCCATCTGGCAGGGCCTGTGGCTGAGGCGTTCCTGCGGGAGGCCGATCGGCTCGCCGCCGGGGGTCTGCGGGTGCTGGCGGTGGCCCGCGGCTTGCAGGGGCTCCCGCAACACCTGCATCCCGATGGCCTCAAGGCGGGGGATCTGCCCCCGGAGCTTCTCCACGACTACCTGTTCGAGCCGCTGGGGCTGATCGGCCTGGCCGATCCCCTGCGCGCCGATGTGCCCGCCGCCGTGGCCCGGGCCCAGGCGGCCGGGGTGCGGGTGGTGATGATCACCGGCGACGGGCCCACCACGGCCCGGGCGATCGCCGAGCAGGCAGGCCTGGGGGCCGGCGCGGTGCTCTGCGGTGATCAGCTGGACCAGCTCGCCCCCTCTGAACTGGCGGCGGCGGCGAAGGAGGTGAACGTGTTCGCCCGGGTGCGGCCTGAGCAGAAGCTGGCCCTGGTGCAGGCGCTGCAGGCCGCCGGCGAGGTGGTGGCCATGGGCGGCGACGGGGTCAATGACGGCCCCGCCCTGCGGGCCGCCGACATCGGTGTGGCCATGGGCCGGCGCGGCACCGCCGTGGCGCGGGAGGCCTCCGATCTGGTGCTGCTCAACGATGCCTTCGCCGACCTGGTGGAGGCCCTGGCCATGGGACGGCGGGTCTACGCCAACCTGGGCCGCGCCTTGGCCTACACCCTGGCGGTGCACCTGCCCATCGCCGCCCTGGGGCTGATTCCGTTGCTGGTGCCGGGCCAGCCCCTGCTGCTGTTGCCGGTGCACATCGCCCTGCTGCATCTGGTGATCGAGCCGGCCTGCACCGGGGCCTTCGAGGCCCAGCCAGGGGATCCTGCGCAGATGCGCCGGCCGCCCCGCTCCCTGCAGGCCCCCCTGTTCGGAGCGGCGGCCTGGCGCCTGGCCCTGATCCAGGGCGGTCTGTTGCTGGTGGTGGTGCTGGCCCTGGCCCTGGGCTGGCCCCTGGGGGGAGACCTGCTGGAGCGCCGCAGCCTGGTGATCTCGGTGCTGCTGCTCTCCAGTGGCGGCCTGGTGTGGATCAACCGGGTACGCCTTCCCGCGTCCACGGGCCCCTCGCCCGATGGCGCTGAGGGCGGGGACCGCCTGGTCACAGCGGCGGTGGCGGGCTCCGGCCTGCTTCTCTGGGCGCTGGTCCTGGGCTGGGCGCCCCTGCGCCAGCTGCTGGTGCTGGCCCCCTTCAACTGGGGCCTGATGGCCACGGGATCGGCGGTGGCCGCCCTCAGCCTGGCCCTGATCTCCACCGCCTCGGCTGCCACCAGAGCCAGGCCTCATGGTTGA
- a CDS encoding DUF3104 domain-containing protein produces the protein MGSTVAAAGLPMAPSPSRTHPSDQIALGPLGSAGEAAAPLRQAQPLRFLEVRLGDTVVVAPPSGPWWIGRVIHREGGARCDANAFFQVACVDTGVIRTLNADAVAEILTPAAAAAPID, from the coding sequence ATGGGTTCCACCGTTGCCGCCGCCGGCCTGCCCATGGCCCCCAGTCCGAGCCGAACCCACCCCAGCGACCAGATCGCCCTGGGCCCACTGGGCAGCGCCGGGGAGGCGGCGGCGCCCCTGCGCCAGGCCCAACCGCTGCGCTTCCTCGAGGTGCGTCTCGGCGACACGGTGGTGGTGGCCCCCCCCAGCGGCCCCTGGTGGATCGGCCGGGTGATCCACCGGGAGGGCGGAGCCCGCTGCGACGCCAACGCCTTCTTCCAGGTGGCCTGCGTGGACACCGGCGTGATCCGCACCCTCAACGCCGATGCGGTGGCGGAGATCCTCACCCCGGCGGCCGCAGCGGCGCCGATCGATTAG
- a CDS encoding glutathione S-transferase family protein has protein sequence MARTPLSWEELEALAPSEPERVNGPTSSQARLRLFGASEADVRVTLYRDNHAWCPYCQKVWLWLEEKRIPYRVQKVSMRCYGEKESWYSQRVPSGMLPALELDGRLITESDAILLALEAAFGPLGVSLEDAAVKDVRRLERRFFRAWCHWLCSPHATAADGQLAQQQFERMASAVSEALEATEGPFFLPVFSAADGIFVPFMERASASLYAYKGYDLRQANPAIDAWFRALERRSTYLGTQSDFHTHVHDLPPQMGACHPSGEAGQRLCWQRLADGLAPSETSLEEPPEAAREALVRVLKHRLAIVQVNPFRDDGFEPALRCALSNLLAPQALCVPPAGSAAGLRHLRERISVPRDMGLHAARRLRQVLESTAALDGDQEAGPIPTRHRHDQDPRPFRNAPV, from the coding sequence CTGGCCCGGACGCCCCTGAGTTGGGAGGAGCTGGAGGCCCTGGCGCCCAGCGAGCCCGAGCGCGTCAACGGTCCTACTTCTTCCCAGGCGCGCCTGCGGCTGTTCGGTGCCTCCGAGGCCGATGTGCGTGTCACCCTCTACCGCGACAACCACGCCTGGTGCCCCTACTGCCAGAAGGTCTGGCTGTGGCTGGAGGAGAAGCGCATCCCCTACCGGGTCCAGAAGGTCTCGATGCGCTGCTACGGCGAGAAGGAGAGCTGGTACAGCCAGCGGGTGCCCTCGGGGATGCTTCCCGCCCTGGAGCTCGATGGTCGCCTGATCACCGAAAGCGATGCGATTCTGCTGGCCTTGGAGGCCGCCTTCGGACCCCTCGGGGTGTCACTGGAGGATGCCGCGGTGAAGGACGTGCGGCGGCTGGAGCGGCGCTTCTTTCGCGCCTGGTGCCATTGGCTTTGCTCTCCCCACGCCACCGCGGCCGACGGGCAGCTGGCCCAGCAGCAGTTCGAGCGCATGGCGAGTGCGGTGAGCGAGGCGTTGGAGGCCACGGAAGGTCCCTTCTTCCTGCCGGTGTTTTCAGCGGCCGACGGGATCTTCGTTCCGTTCATGGAACGCGCCAGCGCCAGCCTCTACGCCTACAAGGGCTACGACCTGCGGCAGGCCAACCCCGCCATCGACGCCTGGTTCAGGGCCCTGGAGCGGCGCTCCACCTACCTCGGCACCCAGAGCGATTTCCACACCCATGTCCACGATCTGCCTCCCCAGATGGGTGCGTGCCATCCCAGCGGAGAGGCCGGCCAACGGCTCTGCTGGCAGCGGCTGGCCGATGGCTTGGCGCCCAGTGAGACCAGCCTGGAGGAGCCCCCGGAGGCGGCCCGGGAAGCCCTGGTCCGGGTGCTGAAGCACCGCCTCGCGATCGTGCAGGTGAACCCCTTCCGGGACGACGGTTTTGAGCCGGCCCTGCGCTGCGCTCTGAGCAACCTGCTGGCGCCGCAGGCCCTCTGCGTGCCCCCCGCCGGCTCCGCCGCCGGCCTGCGCCACCTGCGCGAGCGCATCAGTGTGCCCCGGGACATGGGGCTGCATGCGGCCCGGCGACTGCGCCAGGTGCTGGAGAGTACCGCTGCCCTGGACGGTGATCAGGAAGCTGGCCCGATTCCCACCCGGCACCGCCATGATCAGGATCCCAGGCCCTTTCGGAACGCACCCGTCTGA
- a CDS encoding cupin domain-containing protein: MNELIARLGLAPHPEGGFYREIHRSELRVRRADGAMRSALTLIDYLLPADVCSRWHRVQQAEESWHHAGGSPLRLWRLAPEGGEVEALWLGPLDPSRPQQRPVQRIPPGWWQAARSDGAWSLINCCVAPGFEFSDFDLMKDQPPERHPAGALQELL; encoded by the coding sequence ATGAACGAACTGATCGCCCGTCTGGGCCTGGCGCCCCACCCGGAGGGGGGCTTTTACAGAGAGATCCACCGCTCCGAGCTGCGGGTGAGGCGCGCCGATGGGGCCATGCGCTCGGCGCTGACCCTGATCGACTATCTGCTGCCGGCAGACGTCTGCAGCCGCTGGCACCGGGTTCAGCAGGCGGAGGAAAGCTGGCACCACGCCGGCGGCAGCCCGCTACGGCTGTGGCGTCTGGCGCCGGAGGGGGGCGAGGTCGAGGCCCTGTGGCTGGGGCCCCTGGATCCATCTCGCCCCCAGCAGAGGCCGGTGCAGCGCATTCCCCCCGGCTGGTGGCAGGCGGCCCGGAGTGACGGCGCCTGGAGCCTGATCAACTGCTGCGTGGCGCCGGGCTTCGAGTTCAGCGATTTCGATCTGATGAAGGACCAGCCCCCCGAGCGCCATCCGGCAGGAGCGCTTCAGGAGCTTCTCTAG
- a CDS encoding NCS2 family permease, which yields MAECRPRWLVPGDLDGLLGLGLDNLIQILLIVALCRGVLGYPDGLIFGTILPATGLSLLVGNGAYAWQAYRLGQREQRDDRTALPYGINTVSLFAYVFLVMLPVKLAALGQGLPAEQAVQLSWRAGLVACLGSGLIEAGGAFCLGALRRWLPRAALLSTLAGIALGYIALGFLLRTYANPVVGLAVLAVILVTYYGQVKLPLPGGLVAVLLGIALAIPTGLLRIDPASWQANAAQVGLHLPPLQLGALWAGRDQLVPWLGVIVPMGLFNVLGSLQNLESAEAAGDRYPLRSSLLINGVGTVVAAALGSCFPTTIYIGHPGWKAMGARIGYSWLNGLLIGLGCLLGVFGLVGQLVPIEAGMAIVLYIALVITAQSFQATPAAHAPAVVLGLLPGLAGWGALLLKAGLRAGGAGSPGHPFGPELLLPLRQADVWAAGAFALEQGQIVAAMLLAAMLVYVIERRFSAAALCAALAAAASWLGLIHAWRFTPADTVLDLGWGTGGPWALGYLVMALVFAAAALLDRRRSPR from the coding sequence ATGGCTGAGTGCCGCCCCCGCTGGCTGGTGCCGGGCGACCTGGACGGGCTGCTGGGCCTGGGGCTCGACAACCTGATCCAGATCCTGCTGATCGTGGCCCTCTGCCGGGGCGTGCTCGGCTACCCCGACGGCCTGATCTTCGGCACGATCCTGCCCGCGACGGGCCTCAGCCTGCTGGTGGGCAACGGCGCCTACGCCTGGCAGGCCTACCGGCTGGGCCAGAGAGAACAGCGCGACGACCGCACCGCCCTGCCCTACGGCATCAACACCGTCAGCCTGTTCGCCTACGTGTTCCTGGTGATGCTGCCAGTGAAGCTGGCGGCCCTGGGCCAGGGGCTCCCGGCGGAGCAGGCGGTGCAGCTCTCCTGGCGGGCCGGGCTGGTGGCCTGCCTGGGCTCGGGGCTGATCGAGGCCGGCGGCGCCTTCTGCCTGGGCGCCCTGCGCCGCTGGCTGCCCCGGGCGGCGCTGCTCTCCACCCTGGCCGGGATCGCCCTGGGCTACATCGCCCTGGGCTTCCTGCTGCGCACCTACGCCAACCCGGTGGTGGGTCTGGCGGTGCTGGCGGTGATCCTGGTCACCTACTACGGCCAGGTGAAGCTGCCCCTGCCGGGGGGGCTGGTGGCGGTGCTGCTGGGCATCGCCCTGGCCATTCCCACGGGCCTGCTGCGCATCGATCCCGCCAGCTGGCAGGCCAATGCCGCCCAGGTGGGCCTGCACCTGCCGCCCCTGCAGCTGGGGGCCCTCTGGGCCGGCCGCGACCAGCTCGTTCCCTGGCTCGGGGTGATTGTGCCCATGGGCCTGTTCAACGTGCTGGGCTCGCTGCAGAACCTGGAGAGCGCCGAGGCGGCCGGCGATCGCTACCCGCTCAGGAGTTCTCTGCTGATCAACGGTGTCGGCACCGTGGTGGCCGCCGCTTTGGGCTCCTGCTTCCCCACCACGATCTACATCGGTCATCCGGGCTGGAAGGCGATGGGGGCGCGGATCGGCTACTCCTGGCTCAACGGCCTGCTGATCGGTCTGGGTTGTCTGCTGGGGGTGTTCGGCCTGGTGGGCCAGCTGGTGCCGATCGAAGCGGGCATGGCGATCGTGCTCTACATCGCTCTGGTGATCACGGCCCAGAGCTTCCAGGCCACCCCCGCCGCCCACGCCCCGGCCGTGGTGCTGGGGCTGCTGCCGGGGCTGGCGGGCTGGGGAGCCCTGCTCCTGAAAGCGGGCCTGCGCGCCGGCGGGGCGGGCAGCCCAGGCCATCCCTTCGGGCCGGAGCTGCTGCTGCCCCTGCGGCAGGCGGATGTCTGGGCGGCCGGGGCCTTCGCCCTCGAGCAAGGCCAGATCGTGGCGGCGATGCTGCTGGCGGCGATGCTCGTCTACGTGATCGAGCGCCGCTTCAGCGCCGCCGCCCTCTGCGCCGCCCTGGCCGCGGCCGCTTCCTGGCTGGGGTTGATCCACGCCTGGCGGTTCACCCCCGCCGACACGGTGCTGGATCTGGGTTGGGGCACCGGGGGCCCCTGGGCCCTGGGTTATCTGGTGATGGCCCTGGTGTTCGCCGCCGCAGCCCTGCTGGATCGCCGGCGATCCCCCAGGTGA
- a CDS encoding methyltransferase, which translates to MTTNLGGPILARWTAPVPPLRVEHNQRRFVIAMVQHNSHDGSLELFERNWRTYRAVVDHDLMEHRALSDVLKAMVEALVRPGWAWADLGCGDLALLAPLLRALPLGRFEAVDAAAAVLPLAAANLEASAAGPVPFPCRWSHRDLLAWAEQPEPASRFELITCSYALHHLPDEGKQRALAALAGRLAPDGALLIADVFRRDGESRAAYIERYGQRVRESWGVLEVADRQRVLDHLSAHDEPAERDAFVACARGAGWASRWIWTGRHGAEALLLLWPASANDPSVGLDLEGFDG; encoded by the coding sequence ATGACCACAAACCTGGGAGGCCCCATCCTGGCGCGCTGGACCGCGCCGGTGCCGCCCTTGCGGGTTGAGCACAATCAGCGCAGGTTCGTGATCGCGATGGTCCAGCACAACAGCCATGACGGCAGCCTGGAGTTGTTCGAGCGCAACTGGCGGACCTACCGGGCCGTGGTCGACCACGATCTGATGGAGCATCGGGCGCTCAGCGATGTCCTCAAGGCCATGGTGGAGGCCCTGGTGCGACCGGGCTGGGCCTGGGCTGACCTGGGCTGCGGCGATCTGGCCCTGCTGGCGCCGCTGCTGCGCGCCCTGCCCCTGGGCCGCTTCGAGGCGGTGGATGCCGCCGCCGCCGTGCTGCCCCTGGCGGCGGCGAACCTGGAGGCCTCCGCAGCCGGTCCGGTACCCTTCCCCTGCCGCTGGAGCCACCGGGATCTGCTGGCCTGGGCGGAGCAGCCGGAACCCGCCTCCCGTTTCGAGCTGATCACCTGCAGCTACGCCCTCCATCACCTGCCAGACGAAGGCAAGCAACGGGCACTGGCCGCCCTGGCCGGGCGCCTGGCCCCCGATGGGGCCCTGCTGATCGCGGATGTGTTCCGCCGCGACGGCGAATCCCGCGCGGCCTACATCGAGCGCTACGGCCAACGGGTGCGGGAAAGCTGGGGGGTCTTGGAAGTGGCGGACCGCCAGCGGGTGCTCGATCACCTCAGCGCCCACGACGAGCCGGCCGAGCGGGACGCCTTCGTGGCCTGCGCCCGCGGCGCGGGCTGGGCCAGCCGCTGGATCTGGACCGGCCGCCACGGGGCGGAAGCGCTGCTGCTGCTCTGGCCTGCCTCTGCCAACGATCCGAGTGTGGGCCTTGACCTGGAGGGGTTCGATGGCTGA